The bacterium genomic sequence GTACGTGTCAACCAGATCGGCGACCAACTCTTCGATCTCCGCCTGCGCGTACCAGCGCCCTCGAGACATGACCCCCAGGCGTGCGCGGGTAGCCCCAACGTCCTCCAGAGGGTTGGATTCAACGAGGATCAGATCGGCACGCTGGCCCTCGGCGACCTCGCCGAAGATATCGGCGACGCCCATTCGGTTGACGCTGAGGCGCGCGTTCTTGGTGCCGGCCGTTAACGCCTCGAAGGGAGAGAGCCCCGCTTGCACGAGCAGCTCGAGCTCGCGGTGGATGTGCCACGGCAGCGCCCCCTCGACACCGGTATCGGTGCCGATCAGGATCGGCACGCCCGCGGTGTGGAGGCTCTGGATCATCCGCACGAGAAACGGCTGCAGCGTGTTGCGGCGCCACTCCTGCTGACCCTGCCAGTTCACCATCCGGCCTCCGAGCCAGCCGGTGATGACCGCCGGGCGCAAGCGAGCGTATTCCGGTCGATCGAAGTACTCCGGTCCCTGTTCGAGGTACTCGTATGTAATCTCGTCCGTGACCAGGTTCGAGACGACGAGCGCATCATGCCTGACGACAGACGCGACGGACTCGGGGATAGTCTCCATGTTCACGGGAATCGCTTCGAACGCGCTTGGAGACATCTTTCCCACGAGATGCTCGTCGAGGAACTCGTCCACATGGACGGCTTCCCGAAGCCCGGCGGCAAGGGGATCCTCCACGCCGTGATCGAGGTGCCCGACGACGTACATGCCCTGGGCCCGCGCTTCGTCGATCGCTCCAAGGTATAGATCGCGCGGCAAGTAATCGTACATCTTGATCAAGTCGTACCCGGCCTCGACCTGC encodes the following:
- a CDS encoding amidohydrolase family protein, with translation MMIFLWKQAQQLRRSRALIPAALVGIMLFGAPATAQDAVATAFVNVSVIPMDGDRVLPNHTVVIEDELIVAVGPAGEVVIPTGARVIDGDGAFLMPGLADMHAHLADIPHLNVDRSPDFMRLFLAEGVTTVRNLNALPRHAEWKEEVVRGTRIGPTLYTSGPVIVGPPDAIIVWTFRAIIFGALLAGGLAVWTALWLSRRLRGRTGEARRLRRTLLPGALALLALGLVIIWTKIIPINTYTVRQFPFAYVPDTVERARAEVRRQVEAGYDLIKMYDYLPRDLYLGAIDEARAQGMYVVGHLDHGVEDPLAAGLREAVHVDEFLDEHLVGKMSPSAFEAIPVNMETIPESVASVVRHDALVVSNLVTDEITYEYLEQGPEYFDRPEYARLRPAVITGWLGGRMVNWQGQQEWRRNTLQPFLVRMIQSLHTAGVPILIGTDTGVEGALPWHIHRELELLVQAGLSPFEALTAGTKNARLSVNRMGVADIFGEVAEGQRADLILVESNPLEDVGATRARLGVMSRGRWYAQAEIEELVADLVDTY